atcatggaatgatctttgcTAGAGATTCTTGCTACGGTATAACCCGCCTACTATAAATGCCAAGTTGAGAAACAATATTACATCTTTTCGgcaattagaggatgaaaaattatatgaagcttgggaacgattaaatgagttaattcgGAAGTGTCTGATGCATGGATTTCAATACTGGACTCAAATGGAAATATTCTATAATGGGTTGAATAAACATACAAGGATGATAATTGATGCCTCTTCCAATGGTACATTTTTGGATAAAacttataatgaagcatatgagattttggaaaatattGCCAATAATGATTATCAATAATCGACCACAAGAGTTGGGATGGGTAAGAGAGTTGTTGGCACCATCgagcttgatgcaatcacttTGTTGATAGCCTGGGTATCTTCTTtagctaatatgattaaaacCATGAAAATCCAACTGTAGCCCATGATGAAATTAGCAGAGTTGTCATGTGTTTATTGTAGGGAAAATCATGTGTTTGACGAATGCCCATCAAACCTAGTGTCAATATACTATATGGGTAATTCTAATCAAAATAGCAATCCATATCCCAACACCTACAATTCAGGGTGGAAGCAGCACCCGAATTTCAGTTGGGCAATCAAGGTGCAGGAAATTTTAACAATACTGCAAGACAGAATGTCAACAATGCACCACCTGGTTATAATCATCCTATGCGAGGAAAAATGCTCAACAATGTTAGGCATCATTTTCTAATTCTATTGAAGACTTGTTAAAGGAATATATGGCTAAGAATGATGTTGTAATTCATCTTTACGAGCCCTTGAGAATTATGTGGGGCAAATAGCAAATGCTTTAAATTCGAGGCCACAAGGAGCATTGTTGAGTGATACCGAGAATTCAACACAAGGCAAGGAGCATTACAAAGCAATCACCCTTAGAAGCGGGACTCAATTAAGTGATGTTGTTCACGATGTCGTGATAGGAGGGGATAATGCAAGTAACAATTAGGTAAAGAACCCAGAACCATTTGAAAACCATACAACATTTGAAAATGATAAACAGAAGAATGTTGTGGCAATGCCAGATCATGTTGCCAACAAAAATGCCACAGAAAAACAATATCAACAACTTGAAGGACGACCGCCTCTACCTTTTCCACAGTGATTCCATAATTCAAAACAAGATGCTTTGTTTAAAAGATTTTTAGAGGTTTTGAAGCAACTCCATATTAACATACCGCTAGTCGAAGCTTTGAAGCAAATACCCAAttatgtgaaattcatgaaagatatatTGTCGAAGAAGCATAGGttgggagaatttgagactgTTGCCCTCACTGAAGGCTGCACATCAATGTTAATGAATAAGGTGCCTTCAAAGTTAAAGGACCCAGGAAGTTTCagtatcccatgttcaattggaaattatcATGTAGGAAAAGTATTATGTGATCTAGGCgtaagtataaatctaatgcctatgtctattttcaagaagCTAGGAATTGGGAAAGCGAGACCTACCACAGTAACGTTACAACTAGCTCACCGATCTTACTCCCAtccagaaggtaaaattgaagatgtatTGGTAATGGTGGATAAATTCATCTTTCCTgtagattttcttattttagaatgtAAAGTTGACCATGATGTACCAATTATTCTTGAAAGACCATTTCTTACTACTGGCAGGACCCTAATTGATGTACAGAAAGGTGAGCTAACCATGAGAGTGAATTATTAGCAGGTTACTGTTAATGTGTTTAAAGCGTTAAAATGTATGGATGAGAATGAGGAATGTCACAACATTGGCTTGATAGAAGCAGCAGTTGACGAAGTCGCAAAATTTTGCTACAATAATTCTAACAGTGAAGATGATTTGATGGAGCAAGGTAACACAGTAAGTTTTGAAGAGCTTGGTGAATTTATAGAAGCCCAACAGATAATGGATAGGCCAAGGAAGAAATTTGAATCCCTGGATTTAACTGAACAATCTTTTAAGCCTCCTAAACCATCTATAAAGGAATCTCCCACTCTAGAGTTAAAGCCTCTGCTACAACATTTGAAATATCCATATTTGGGAAATAACAACACTTTGCCAATTGTAATTTCTACTAAGCTAACACTTGAGCAAGAGGACATGTTGTTATAAGTGTTATGGTGATCTAAAAGAGCACTAGGTTGAACCCTTGCCGATATAATGGGAATTAGCCCTACATTTTCTATGCACAAAATTTTATTGGAAGATTGTCATAGCAAATCCATTGAACAACAAAGACGACTGAATCTAATTATGAAGGAAGTTATCCAGAAAGAAATTATCAAGTAGCTTGATGTTGGCATTATTTACCAATTTTCGAGAACTCATGGTAAGTCTTGTGCAATCTGTACCCAAGAAAGGGCACAGTAGTAAGTAATAACGACAATGAGCTCAAACCAACTCGTACTGTTATGGGATGGAGAGTGTGTATGGACTATCACAGGCTTAACAAGAAAACTAAGAAGGATCATTTACCTTTGTCATTCATCGATCAAATGTTGGACAAAATAACTGGTAAGGCTTTTTATTACTTCCTAGATAGTTATTTAGGATATAATCAGATTTCCATAGCACCTGAAAATCAAGAGAAGATAACTTTGACTGTCCATGAGGCACTTTCCCATTCAGGTGGATGATGCTCAGGTTATGAAATGCCCAAGAAACTTTCTAGCACTACATGATGGCCATATTCTCAAACATGGTGGAAAATTTccttgaagtttttatggatgacttctctaTGTTCGGAAATTATTTTGAAGATTGCTTAAGAAATTTGGAGATGGTTTTATGCTGTTGTGAAGAAACGAATCTAGTATtaaactgggagaaatgtcacttcatggtttaTGAAGGCATTGTCCTAGGACATAGGGTGTCACAGCAAAGAATTGAAGTGGACATGGCAAAAATAAAAGTGATCAAAAATTTGCCACCACCCACCAATGTTAAGGTtattagaagttttctaggacacGTAGGATTTTAAaaagatttatcaaagatttttcaaaaatctcTAAACCCTTTGTACCTTACTTGAATAGAATaaaccttttaattttgatgaccAATGTTTGTAGGCTTTCGAGAAACTCAAGAAGCGAATGGTAGCAGCACTGATTATGGTTACTCCAGAATGGAGATTGCCTTTTGAACTCATGTACGATGCCAGTGATTATGCTGTGGGAGCAGTTTTGGGTCAAAGGAGAAATAAGGTACTACATGAAATATATTACGCTAGTAGGATGTTGATAGAGACTCGGGTTAATTATACCACTACAAAGAAGGAATTACTGGCAGTGGTCTTTGCATTCGACAAATTTCGTTCTTATTTAATAGGAACAAAGGTCATAGGCTACATTGATCACCCGGTTATCAAATACTTGGTATGAAAAAAATATGCCAAGTTGAGATTGATTAGGTAGGTACTCTTGTTACAAGAGTTTGATTTGGAAATTAGAGATCAGAAGGGAACTAAAAATCAAGTGGTTGACCATTTGTCAAGAATAGAATCAAGGAATGAAGATGAAAGCAAGAAATATATTGAGGAAGAATTCCCAGATGAATAGTTGCTCAATGCCAAGGCATTACCTTGGTACGCTGACATAATAAACTTCTTAGTAAGTGGTGTAATGCCATCTAACTTCAAttctcaaagaaaagaaaaatttcttCACAATATTGAACAGTACTATTGGGATAACCGTTCCTATTCAAGCATTGTGCAGATCAAATAATTCAAAAGTGTGTCATCGACAGTGAGATGCATAGTGTCTTACAACATTGTCACTTAGCACCATATGGAGGACATTTTGGAGGGATGAAAATAGCTACCAAGGTACTCTAGTCAGGATTCTATTGGCCAAGTTTATTTAAATAAGCTCATCAATTCTCAAAGTCATGTGACTGCTGTCAGAGAACAAGAAATGTGTCTAAGAGATGGGAAATGCCGTTGCAAAGTATATTGGATATTTAactatttgatgtatggggaatAGACTTTATGGGCCTGTTTCCACCACTCATGGGCAAGCTATACATACTTTTGgcagtagactatgtttctaagtgggTAGAAGCAATAACCCAAACCTCTAATAATGCTAAGTCAGTATTGAAATTTTTGCATAAGAACATTTTCACACAATTTGGTA
The genomic region above belongs to Gossypium hirsutum isolate 1008001.06 chromosome D05, Gossypium_hirsutum_v2.1, whole genome shotgun sequence and contains:
- the LOC107902295 gene encoding uncharacterized protein gives rise to the protein MKDILSKKHRLGEFETVALTEGCTSMLMNKVPSKLKDPGSFSIPCSIGNYHVGKVLCDLGVSINLMPMSIFKKLGIGKARPTTVTLQLAHRSYSHPEGKIEDVLVMVDKFIFPVDFLILECKVDHDVPIILERPFLTTGRTLIDVQKALKCMDENEECHNIGLIEAAVDEVAKFCYNNSNSEDDLMEQGNTVSFEELGEFIEAQQIMDRPRKKFESLDLTEQSFKPPKPSIKESPTLELKPLLQHLKYPYLGNNNTLPIVISTKLTLEQEDMLL